The Peromyscus eremicus chromosome 11, PerEre_H2_v1, whole genome shotgun sequence genome includes a window with the following:
- the Lrrc70 gene encoding leucine-rich repeat-containing protein 70 — protein sequence MCGTTLCYIKWTDITNCTLPSTNISRAWAVKSLHIHHKTTALMMAWHKVTTSGEHLENTVTESITVWERIRASSASRFFQDNILGNNALETTTVLPVQIQLTPINLNLEKNSALPTDASSVSGKTSLICTQEVEKLNEAFDILLAFFILACVVIIFLIYKVIQFKQKLKALENSVENRLEYYSFYQSARYNVTASICNTSPNSLESPGLQQIGLHKQIVPENEAQVILFEHSAL from the coding sequence ATGTGTGGCACAACATTATGTTATATTAAATGGACTGACATTACAAATTGCACTTTACCTTCAACAAACATATCCAGAGCTTGGGCTGTAAAATCTCTTCATATTCATCACAAGACCACTGCACTAATGATGGCCTGGCATAAAGTAACCACAAGTGGGGAACATTTGGAAAACACTGTGACTGAGAGCATTACCGTCTGGGAGCGGATTCGAGCTTCATCTGCCAGtaggttttttcaagacaatatACTTGGTAATAATGCATTAGAGACGACCACAGTTTTACCTGTGCAAATACAGCTTACTCCTATTAACTTGAACTTGGAAAAAAACAGTGCTCTGCCAACTGATGCCTCTTCTGTGTCAGGAAAAACATCTCTAATTTGTACCCAAGAAGTTGAGAAGTTGAATGAGGCGTTTGACATTTTGCTAGCGTTTTTCATCTTAGCTTGTGTTGTAATCATTTTTTTGATCTACAAAGTTATTCagtttaaacaaaaattaaaggcaCTAGAAAACTCAGTGGAAAATAGACTTGAGTATTACAGCTTTTATCAGTCAGCAAGATATAATGTAACTGCCTCAATTTGTAATACCTCCCCAAATTCTTTGGAAAGTCCTGGCTTGCAGCAGATTGGACTTCATAAACAAATAGTTCCTGAAAACGAGGCACAGGTCATTCTCTTTGAACATTCTGCTTTATGA